The DNA window TTGGGCACGTGTCCGACGCGCACCGCAACCGCCGCATCGCGGCTTCCCCGCAGGAAATCTGGGACGTCCTGGCCGATTTCGGCGCGATCAGTTCGTGGGCCGGCAACGTCGACCACTCCTGCATCCTGTTCTCCGGTCCCGGCGGCGCGGCCGTCGGCACCGCGCGTCGGGTCCAGGTCAACCGCGACGCCCTCGTCGAGCGCATCACCGAGTTCGACCCGCCGCATGTCCTCGGCTACGACATCGAAGGCCTGCCCGCCCGCCTGGGCAGGGTGGCCAACCGCTGGACGCTGGCGCCTGCCGGCATCGGCCCGACGCTGGTGCGCCTGACCGGCACCGCCGAGATCGGGCCGCGCGCAGCGCACCGGCTGGCCGAACGCGTCGTGTGCCGCGTCCTGGCGCGGCAGTCCGCGGTGATGCTTGCCGGGCTCGCGAACCGATTGGAGAAGGCCCGTGTCTGATCGCCCCGACGTGGTCGTGGTCATGACCGACGAGGAGCGTGCGGTGCCGCCGTACGAGGCGCCCGACGTGCTTGCCTGGCGCGACCGGGTGCTCACCGGCCGTAAGTGGTTCGACGACCACGGGGTCAGCTTCGCCCGGCACTACACCGGCTCGCTGGCCTGCGTGCCCAGCCGGCCCACGATCTTCACCGGGCACTATCCCGACCTGCACGGCGTCACCCAGACCGACGGCATCGGCAAGACCGCCGACGACACCCGGATGCGCTGGCTGCGCCGCGGCGAGGTGCCCACCCTGGGCAACTGGTTCCGCGCCGCGGGCTACGACACCCACTACGACGGCAAGTGGCACATCTCCCACGCCGACCTCACCGATCCGGCGACGGGTCGCACCCTGGCGACCAACGACGACGACGGCGTCGTCGACCGCGCCGCCGTGCGGCGCTACCTCGACGCTGATCCGCTGGGGCCCTACGGCTTCTCCGGGTGGGTCGGCCCCGAGCCGCATGGGGCCGCGCTGGCCAATGCCGGAGTGCGCCGCGACCAGCTGATCGCCGACCGGGTCGTCGCCTGGCTCACCGACCGTTACGCCCGCCGCCGCGCCGGGGACGCGGCGGCGCTGCGCCCGTTCCTGCTGGTCGCCAGCTTCGTCAACCCGCACGACATCGTGCTGTTCCCGCTGTGGGCGCGCCGCAGCCCGATCACGCCGTCGCCGCTGGACCCGCCACCGGTGCCGCCCGCGCCGACGGCCGGCGAGAACCTGTGGACCAAGCCGGCCGCGCAGATCGCCTTCCGCGAGGCGTACTACTCCGGCTACGGCCCGGCACCCGCGATCAACCGGACCTATGACCGCAACGCCCAGCGCTACCGCGACCTGTACTACCGGCTGCACGCCGAGGTCGACGCGCCGATCGACCGCGTCCGGCGGGCCGTCGCCGACAACGGCTCGGCCGAGGCGGTGCTGGTGCGCACTGCCGACCACGGCGACCTGCTCGGCGCGCACGGCGGCCTGCACCAGAAGTGGTTCAACCTCTACGACGAGGCCACCCGGGTCCCCTTCGTGATCGCCCGCGTCGGGGAGCGGTCCACGGGCCCGCGGGTCGTGACGGCTCCGACGTCGCACGTCGATTTGGTCCCGACGCTGCTGTCGGCCGCCGGGGTCGACGTCGCGGCGGTCGCCGCCACGCTGGCCGAGTCGTTCTCGGAGGTCCACGAGCTGCCGGGCCGCGACCTGATGCCCGTCGTCGACGGCGCGCCGGCCGACGACACCCGCGCGGTCTACCTGATGACCCGCGACAACATGCTCGAGGGCGACACCGTCGCCTCGGGCCTGGGGCGCCGCCTCAAGCAGACCGTCAATCCGCCCGCGCCGCTGCGCATCCGGGTCCCGGCTCACACCGCGTCCAACTTCGAGGGCCTGGTCGTGCGCGTCGACGACGTGCCGGGCGGCGAAGGCCACCTGTGGAAGCTGGTCCGCACGTTCGACGACCCCGGCACCTGGACCGAGCCCGGCGTGCGACACCTGGCCGCCAACGGGCTCGGCGGCGACACCTACCGCACGTCGCCACTCGACGACCAGTGGGAGCTCTACGACCTGACTGCCGACCCCGTCGAAGCCGACAACCGGTGGACCGATCCCGGCCTGGACGAGCTGCGCGGGCACCTGCGCGCGCGGCTCAAGGACGCCCGCGCCGGCTCGGTGCCGGAGCGAAACCACCCGTGGCCCTACGCGTCGCGCCGGCCGCCGGGCCCGGCGCCGTCGGTGCTGGCGCGTGTGGTGCGCGGACTGTCGCAGCGCTGAGCACGGTCACAGCCACCCGGGTGGCTTGTCAGAGCATGGAATGGACCATCATTCCGGCGTCGCTGACGGCCTGGAGCGACCCGCCGCCGACCTGCCTGAAGTCGACGAAGGCCGAAAGATGGTTCGAGGTGTTCAGTAACTCCTCGAAGACGCCCAGGATGGGGATCGTGCCCTGCTGAGTCGATATGTCGGCGCTGTAGGGGATGGAGGCTTGCTGCTGGAATTTGGCGCTCTGCAGCGTCTTCGTCTCGGGCCCGCTCATGTCCGTCACGTTGGTCAAACCGGTTGATGCCGTGCCGGTCAGCCGGTTGATGTCGCCCTGCAGCACGGCCACGACGTCGGTCCCGTCGGCCGGCTTGACCGTTACCTGCATCCGCGAGGTGTTGTCGGAGTCGTAAAGCGTCACAGAATTCGAGGTGCGCTCGGCGAGTGACCAGTCCGGTGCGAGGGTGATCGAGATGCCGTCCGCGATGACGATCGGGTCGGCCGCGGTGAGCGCGACCCCCACCTTCTGCGCGTCGGCGTGGCTGCTGGGCAGCATCGGAGGCGGTTTGGGCCGGTTGGTGTTGCCGGAGAAGACGATCGCGGCCGTCACGGCGGCGGCGATCACGATGATCACGCCGATGACGGTGGCGATGACGGCCGGGCGCAGGCGGTGCCCGACCCGTCCGCGGCGGCCCGGGAAATGAACTGGTGCCGGCGTATGCGGGGGCGGTGGCGTCGATGACATTCGTGACTCCTGACTGGCTGTGGTCTTCAGGCCTTCGGCGTGGTGCCCATGGCACCTGTCGCAGGGAAGGGATGGCGCGCCAGCGCGGCCGTGGCCGTTCCACAGACTTGGCAGAACGCGGCACCGGCGCCGATTGCCGCGCCGCAGTGCGCGCAGATCTGTTGGGTGCCGGGGGCGCGACCCACGGCGCCGTTTCCGGCGAGGGCGTCCCGGGCTTCGGTCACCAGCGCGGCGTGCAGCGCGTCGCGCGTGCCGAGCAGTCCGGCGCCGGCCAGCACCAAAGCCACCAGGGTGGTCAGCACGATGCCGCGGGAGCCGTAGGGCGTGAGCAACGTGGTGGCGAGTTCGTAGAGCACCACGAGCACCAGGCCCTTGGCCAGCCCCAGCGCGACGTTGCCGCCGCCGCGCAGCGCCAGCACGGTCATGGCCGCGGCGGTGGCCAGGATGATGGGCTGCAAAAACCCGAGCGTCAGGGCGATGAACGCGACGTGCGCCGGGTCCCCGGCGGTCGCCTCGATGTGGGTGAAGGCGCCGCGCTGCACGACCACGCTGAGCCCCAGCGAGAGTGCGGCACCGCTGAGCGAGCAGACGATCACGGCGTCGATGGGATGGCGGAACGCGCTGCGCGCGGTGGTCAGCATCGGCGCAATCAGCACCGCGACAAACGCCACGACCGGGACGATCAACCCCAACTCCCACACCTGGCTGAGCTTGGGAAGCCCGTGATTTGGCGCGGCCAGTAACACCGGCCTGGTGAAGTGGTCTTCGAGCAGCCCCACCCCGATGCCGAGTAGCAGGGACAGCAGAAAGTCCACGCCGATGACGGTGGCCGGCTCGTCACGCCACACGTCGTGGTCGTGCACATAGGTCAGCACCACTGCCGGAAGCGCGATCGCGGCCAGTATCAACGCGATTGAGAGGACACCGAACGCCGCTGCGGTCAATGCCGCCAGCAGCGCTATGGCGATCGCGCCCCGGTAGATGTGGTGACGTCCGCCCGACAAGTGCGGCATCAGCGTGCTCATCATTGCCAGCGCCCGCACCGGTTCCTCGGGATGGGCGGCGAAGTGCCGGGACCTATCGACGCCCGGCTGCAGGGGCGTGCCGCACCGGGCGCAGAAACGGGCGGCGTCAGGATGCGGGGTCGAGCAATTCGGGCAGTCCATCATTTCCTCCGGCTACTCGGTGGCCAAATACTTTTCCGAAACTGCGGCCGGATCGGCGGCGAAAAAGAACGCCAAGGGCGGCGCGGTTGTTTATCGGGCCGCGGCGTCATTTCGCATTGACCCCGCACAGACAGACGCGACCCGCGCTGTCGCGCCATCTGTCGAACACGCACCGCAACCTCGCCAGACCGTGCATTTTGTCTCGGAGAAAGGCGACCGGGACACCGGAACGTGTCAATCGTCATTTGTTTACACCGTCATGCATAGGGACTTCCGGCCCTAAATATCTGTGGCGCGGTGATTTAGAGCGCTGGTTGATGAATTCAATTCGGTGGGCCGCGCATAACTGCGTGTGGCGTCGACAGCCGGGGCGGCAAAGGGCGGGGCTCTCCGCCGATTACCTGCCGGCCCGGTCAGCGGCCCTGCGCGCCTCAGGGCCGCATGCGGTCGATCAGGTCGGACAGCACGACGATGCTCTCGCTGCGTTCGATGTCCGCGCTGGACCGGATCCGCTCGAGGGCGGTCTCGAGGTGCTGCATGTCGCGGGCCAGCACGTGCAGGATCGCGTCGGAGGTTCCGGTGACCGTGGCCGCGCTGACGATCTCGGGGATGTCCTCCCACGCCGCCCGCAGCTCGGCCGGCGAAATCCGGCCGTGGCAGTACACCTGCACGTAGGCCTCGGTGTTCCAGCCGAGCGCATTGCGGTCGATGACCGTGGTGAAGCCCTTGATCACCCCGGTGTCGAGCATCCGGTCGACACGCCGCTTCACCGCGGGCGCCGACAGGTTCACCTTCTCGCCGATCTCGGCGAAGGTGGCGCGCGCGTTGTCGGTCAGCTCCGCGAGGATGCGCTCGTCGGTCTCGTCGAGCCTGTCCATGCCGTCATGACCTCCCATTTCGTCGACAGACAATAAACAACCGCTAGACCCACTCTAGCGCAACAAATACGCGTACAAGACGCAAGATTCGTCGATTGATTGTCTGTAACGGCTCCAATATCGTGGATTTGTGACGGATTACTATGTGGCGGAGCCGGCGCCGGTCGCCGCGCCCGCGTATGTGACTCGGCCCGACGCCGAGGCCCCCAAGCGCACCCGCACCTCGCGGGCCCGTCGGTACGCAATGACGCCACCGACCTTCTTCGCGGTCGAGTACGCGATCAATCCGTGGATGGACCTCAGCACGCCCGTGGACGTCGGCGTCGCGCACGCGCAGTGGGAGAACCTGTACCAGACCTACCTGCGGCTGGGCCACCACGTGGACATCGTCGAGCCCGTGCCCGGGCTGCCCGACATGGTGTATGCGGCCAACGGCGGATTCATCGCCGACGACATCGCCATCGTGGCCAAGTTCCGGTACGCGGAGCGGGCCGACGAGGCGCGCGCCTACGCCGGGTGGATGTCGGCGCGGGGCTACCGCCCGCTGTCGACCCGCCACGTCAACGAGGGGCAGGGCGATTTGCTGATGGTCGGCGACATCGTGCTGGCCGGCTACGGCTTCCGCACCGACCGGCGCGCGCACGACGAGATCTCGGCGGCGCTCGGGTTCCCGGTCGTGTCTTTGGAGCTGGTCGACCCGCGTTTCTACCACCTCGACACCGCGCTGGCCGTCCTCGACGATCACACGATCGCCTACTACCCGCCGGCCTTCAGCGAGGCCGCGCAGGACCAACTGCGTGCCCTGTTCCCCGCTGCTATCGTGGTGGGCAGCGCCGACGCGTACGTGCTGGGACTCAACGCCGTCTCCGACGGTCTGCACGTTGTCCTTCCTTCCGGCGCAACCCATTTCGCGACACAACTGCGTGAGGCTGGTTTCGAGCCGGTCGGCGTGGACCTATCCGAGCTGCTCAAGGGCGGCGGTTCAGTCAAATGCTGCACATTGGAGGTGTTCTCATGACGATTCTCGACGCCCGGACCGCGGAGGCGGTGACCACCGACCGCACCCAGAGCGCGATCGCGTTGGTCGACAAGTATGCGGCGCACAACTATTCGCCGCTGCCCGTGGTGGCGGCCAGCGCCGAGGGGGTGTGGATCACCGACGTCGACGGCCGGCGCTACCTGGACTGCCTGGCCGCCTACTCGGCGGTCAACTTCGGTCACCGCAACCCCGAGATCACCGCGACGGCGCACGCGCAGCTCGACACGGTGACGCTGGTGAGCCGCGCTTTCCACGCCGAGGGCCTCGGGCCGTTCTGTGCCGCGCTGGCGCAGCTGTGCGGCAAAGACATGGTGCTGCCGATGAATTCGGGAGCCGAGGCCGTCGAGAGCGGCCTGAAGGTGGCCCGCAAGTGGGGCGCCGACGTCAAGGGCGTGCCCACGGGCCAGGCGAACATCATCGTGGCCGAGAACAACTTCCACGGCCGCACGATCAGCATCGTCAGCTTCTCCTCGGATCCCGCGGCGCGCGGCGGCTTCGGACCGTTCACGCCGGGCTTCCGTGCGGTGCCCTACGGCGACGCCGCGGCCCTGGCCCAGGCCATCGACGACAACACCGTCGCGGTGCTGCTGGAGCCGATCCAGGGCGAGGCGGGCATCATCGTCCCGCCGGACGACTACCTGCCCTCGGTCCGCGCGCTGTGCAGCGAGCACAACGTGCTGATGATCGCCGACGAGATCCAGTCGGGGCTGGGGCGCACGGGCTACACGTTCGCCTGCGACCGGTGGGGTGTCACTCCGGACGTGTACCTGCTGGGCAAGGCGCTGGGCGGCGGCGTGGTTCCGCTCTCGGCGGTGGTCGCCGACCGCGACATCCTCGGCGTGCTGCATCCGGGCGAGCACGGGTCGACCTTCGGTGGCAACCCGCTGGCCATGGCGATCGGCACCACGGTGGTCTCCATGCTCGCGCGGGGCGAATTCCAGGCCCGCTCGGCCGAATTGGGTCGTCACCTACACCGGCGGCTGGCCGAGTTGATCGGTCACGGCGTGGTGGCGGTGCGCGGCTTCGGGCTGTGGGCCGGGGTCGACATCGAACCCGCGCTGGCCACCGGCAAGGAGATCAGCCTGCGGCTGGCCGACCGGGGCGTGCTGGTGAAGGACACCCACGGCTCGACGCTGCGGTTCGCGCCGCCGCTGGTGATCACCGCGCAGGAGATCGACTGGGCGGTTCAGCAGTTTGCTGCGGTGCTGCGCGAGGCTGCCGCATAATCAGCTGACCCGGCACCAGGAGGCGCATTTGCCCGCGACGTCGATCGGCCTGGCGGGGCAGATGCTGCGACGCCGACCGGTAACCGGCGCACCCGTCGCGCACGGCGCCGCCGAGCGCCTCAAGCGGAGCATCGGCACGTTCCAGCTCACCATGTTCGGCGTCGGCTCGACGATCGGCACGGGCATCTTCTTCGTCCTGTCGCAGGCGGTGCCCGAAGCGGGTCCCGGCGTGATCGTCTCGTTCGTCATCGCCGGCGTCGCGGCCGGGCTCGCCGCGATCTGCTACGCCGAGTTGGCCGCCGCCGTGCCGGTGTCGGGTTCGTCGTACTCCTACGCCTACAGCACGCTGGGTGAGGCCGCCGCGATGGGCGTGGCGGCCTGGTGCGGCGCTGTTTCGAGGCCGCCGAGCGGTTCGGCGTGCCGATGCGGGTGCTCACCTTCGCCGTGCGCGGCAAGACGATGTACCCGCCGAAAGTGGGGCTGGACGCCGAGGACTCCATCCTGCACGCGTGGGTGGCTCAGGCGCGGGAGATATTGCAAGACTTAAAGACTCGACACGTCTGTCGGTGAGGACGTCCTGCTCGACGTGGTCGCCGGCCATTCGTGGGAGGAGGTGCTGGGCAAAGTGTCCTGGGTGGACGGCGAGATCCTGGCGCTGGGCACGTCGCCGGGTGGCGACATCCGACGCGTGTTCCTCGGGTCGCGCAGCACCAAGATCATCCGCAACAGCCCGGTTCCGGTGCTGGTGCTGCCCGGGTGAACTACCGCTGGGCGGCGGCGTTGGCCGCCGCCTCCGCCCGCTTCAGGGTGGCCGCGACATCGCCTCGGCCCAAGAACATCTCGTCGAAATAGCTTTGCAGGGCCACCTCCCCGGCGGGGAATCCGGCGCCGCCCGGAGCGGGGATACGCGGGCCGCGCAGCACCGAGAAGAACGGCGTGACGTCGATGCCGCGCGCCGCCCAGTAGTCGAAGTAGACGCGCTGCGCCGAGAGCACGGCCGGGATCGCCGCGCCCCGGCGGCCCAGGTACGCGTTGCCCTCCGTGCTGCCCAGCCACGCCAGCACCGCACGCACCGCCCCGGGATGCTTCGACGCCGCGTTGCCCACCGCCGCGATGCCGTTGGTGACGCTGACCCGGCCCGCGGGGCCGATCGGCAGCATCGCGATGCCCCAGCGGAAGCGGGCGTCGCGGGCCACGGCGGCCAGGTTGTAGGTGCCGGATTGGAAGAGCGCCATCCTGCCGGCGAGGAACTGGTTGCGGGAGAAGTCGCCGTTGTCGTTGGTGTCGGAGGCCGGCGGCGCGACGTGGTCGGCGTTGATCAGGCCGACCAGGTAGCGGAACGCCGCGATCGCCGCGGGGTTGTCGAACGCGAACTGGTCGCCGCGCTGGAACACCCCGCCGGCCGAGCCGATGTAGTCCAGGTAGATCGCCTGGGGGTCGTTGGCCGCGTTGTATCCCCACTGCCGGACCCGTCCGGGGTCGAATCCTGTTGTGTCCGCGGTTCTTCCGTCGGCGTCGACGGTCAGCCGGGCGAGCAGGGGGCGCAGGGTGTCGTCGGCGGCGTCGGGGCTCCACCGCAGGGTGTCCAGGCGCGCCGGATCGATGCCGGCCGCGGCGAGCAGGTCGGCGTTGTAGTACACCGCGATGCCGGCGTCGGTCAGTTGCGGCACGCCCCAGAGCACACCGCCGCGGGTGAACTG is part of the Mycobacterium sp. HUMS_12744610 genome and encodes:
- a CDS encoding SRPBCC family protein, whose amino-acid sequence is MSDAHRNRRIAASPQEIWDVLADFGAISSWAGNVDHSCILFSGPGGAAVGTARRVQVNRDALVERITEFDPPHVLGYDIEGLPARLGRVANRWTLAPAGIGPTLVRLTGTAEIGPRAAHRLAERVVCRVLARQSAVMLAGLANRLEKARV
- the ddaH gene encoding dimethylargininase, with product MTDYYVAEPAPVAAPAYVTRPDAEAPKRTRTSRARRYAMTPPTFFAVEYAINPWMDLSTPVDVGVAHAQWENLYQTYLRLGHHVDIVEPVPGLPDMVYAANGGFIADDIAIVAKFRYAERADEARAYAGWMSARGYRPLSTRHVNEGQGDLLMVGDIVLAGYGFRTDRRAHDEISAALGFPVVSLELVDPRFYHLDTALAVLDDHTIAYYPPAFSEAAQDQLRALFPAAIVVGSADAYVLGLNAVSDGLHVVLPSGATHFATQLREAGFEPVGVDLSELLKGGGSVKCCTLEVFS
- the rocD gene encoding ornithine--oxo-acid transaminase, with translation MTILDARTAEAVTTDRTQSAIALVDKYAAHNYSPLPVVAASAEGVWITDVDGRRYLDCLAAYSAVNFGHRNPEITATAHAQLDTVTLVSRAFHAEGLGPFCAALAQLCGKDMVLPMNSGAEAVESGLKVARKWGADVKGVPTGQANIIVAENNFHGRTISIVSFSSDPAARGGFGPFTPGFRAVPYGDAAALAQAIDDNTVAVLLEPIQGEAGIIVPPDDYLPSVRALCSEHNVLMIADEIQSGLGRTGYTFACDRWGVTPDVYLLGKALGGGVVPLSAVVADRDILGVLHPGEHGSTFGGNPLAMAIGTTVVSMLARGEFQARSAELGRHLHRRLAELIGHGVVAVRGFGLWAGVDIEPALATGKEISLRLADRGVLVKDTHGSTLRFAPPLVITAQEIDWAVQQFAAVLREAAA
- a CDS encoding ABC transporter substrate-binding protein gives rise to the protein MSRPRFSTLAAAVLVLVAVLLAATAALLNYSGEPHGDRIVVRVRFWAEPIAQAYRQSFEAFNRAHPGIEVRADMVAYPNYFDTLRTDVAGGSADDIFWLSNAYLAAYADGGRLMNIGDTLGPGAAADWEPAVVDQFTRGGVLWGVPQLTDAGIAVYYNADLLAAAGIDPARLDTLRWSPDAADDTLRPLLARLTVDADGRTADTTGFDPGRVRQWGYNAANDPQAIYLDYIGSAGGVFQRGDQFAFDNPAAIAAFRYLVGLINADHVAPPASDTNDNGDFSRNQFLAGRMALFQSGTYNLAAVARDARFRWGIAMLPIGPAGRVSVTNGIAAVGNAASKHPGAVRAVLAWLGSTEGNAYLGRRGAAIPAVLSAQRVYFDYWAARGIDVTPFFSVLRGPRIPAPGGAGFPAGEVALQSYFDEMFLGRGDVAATLKRAEAAANAAAQR
- a CDS encoding zinc ribbon domain-containing protein; its protein translation is MMDCPNCSTPHPDAARFCARCGTPLQPGVDRSRHFAAHPEEPVRALAMMSTLMPHLSGGRHHIYRGAIAIALLAALTAAAFGVLSIALILAAIALPAVVLTYVHDHDVWRDEPATVIGVDFLLSLLLGIGVGLLEDHFTRPVLLAAPNHGLPKLSQVWELGLIVPVVAFVAVLIAPMLTTARSAFRHPIDAVIVCSLSGAALSLGLSVVVQRGAFTHIEATAGDPAHVAFIALTLGFLQPIILATAAAMTVLALRGGGNVALGLAKGLVLVVLYELATTLLTPYGSRGIVLTTLVALVLAGAGLLGTRDALHAALVTEARDALAGNGAVGRAPGTQQICAHCGAAIGAGAAFCQVCGTATAALARHPFPATGAMGTTPKA
- a CDS encoding sulfatase-like hydrolase/transferase — translated: MSDRPDVVVVMTDEERAVPPYEAPDVLAWRDRVLTGRKWFDDHGVSFARHYTGSLACVPSRPTIFTGHYPDLHGVTQTDGIGKTADDTRMRWLRRGEVPTLGNWFRAAGYDTHYDGKWHISHADLTDPATGRTLATNDDDGVVDRAAVRRYLDADPLGPYGFSGWVGPEPHGAALANAGVRRDQLIADRVVAWLTDRYARRRAGDAAALRPFLLVASFVNPHDIVLFPLWARRSPITPSPLDPPPVPPAPTAGENLWTKPAAQIAFREAYYSGYGPAPAINRTYDRNAQRYRDLYYRLHAEVDAPIDRVRRAVADNGSAEAVLVRTADHGDLLGAHGGLHQKWFNLYDEATRVPFVIARVGERSTGPRVVTAPTSHVDLVPTLLSAAGVDVAAVAATLAESFSEVHELPGRDLMPVVDGAPADDTRAVYLMTRDNMLEGDTVASGLGRRLKQTVNPPAPLRIRVPAHTASNFEGLVVRVDDVPGGEGHLWKLVRTFDDPGTWTEPGVRHLAANGLGGDTYRTSPLDDQWELYDLTADPVEADNRWTDPGLDELRGHLRARLKDARAGSVPERNHPWPYASRRPPGPAPSVLARVVRGLSQR
- a CDS encoding Lrp/AsnC family transcriptional regulator, with amino-acid sequence MDRLDETDERILAELTDNARATFAEIGEKVNLSAPAVKRRVDRMLDTGVIKGFTTVIDRNALGWNTEAYVQVYCHGRISPAELRAAWEDIPEIVSAATVTGTSDAILHVLARDMQHLETALERIRSSADIERSESIVVLSDLIDRMRP